The following coding sequences are from one Salvia hispanica cultivar TCC Black 2014 chromosome 3, UniMelb_Shisp_WGS_1.0, whole genome shotgun sequence window:
- the LOC125209351 gene encoding uncharacterized protein LOC125209351, which translates to MNPNDYDLSTSDGCRRALTRALFDAVNEAKAECLAQIQREQAAAEARVPRPIRRCTFVPREHDVAHERLFADYFAENPRWGPNVFHRRFRMSRDLFLRIVHTLEGSDEYFKYREDGIGRPGLTPLQKCTVVIR; encoded by the coding sequence atgaatcccaaCGACTACGATTTGAGTACATCGGATGGCTGCAGACGGGCCTTGACTCGAGCCTTGTTCGATGCCGTTAATGAAGCCAAGGCGGAATGCTTGGCACAAATTCAGCGGGagcaggcggcggcggaggcgcgGGTCCCTCGCCCGATACGACGTTGTACGTTTGTCCCCCGCGAGCACGACGTAGCACACGAACGTCTGTTCGCAGATTATTTTGCCGAGAATCCAAGGTGGGGCCCGAATGTTTTTCACCGCCGTTTTAGAATGAGCCGGGATCTTTTTCTCCGCATTGTGCACACGTTGGAGGGCAGTGATGAGTACTTCAAGTATCGGGAAGACGGGATCGGCAGACCCGGACTTACGCCGTTGCAGAAGTGCACGGTTGTGATCCGCTAG
- the LOC125211149 gene encoding salicylate carboxymethyltransferase-like, with the protein MEVVQVLRMNGGLGDTSYATNSLVQRKVISMTKPITEEAITQVYRSVDAIANRFCIAELGCSSGPNTLAVAAELLSIVHQLSRSHGRQLPEFQILLNDLPGNDFNSIFHSLLPQFRAELNQQMGSKSAPCFVYGVPGSFYGRLFAANSLHFVHSSYSLMWLSKVPEGVEEWNKEEIYIGSKSMAPAINAYYNQFRVDFDTFLKCRSEEVVGGGAMVLTILGRKSENAASKECCYIWELLALSLKEMVSEGAIEEEKLHSFNIPQYTPSPAEVKRSVEEEGSFAISRLEATEIRWADCGSGESGYESYDVAKCMRSVAEPLLVEHFGESIIDELFVKYQRILTDRMSKEETKFVNVTVSLIRRG; encoded by the exons ATGGAAGTAGTTCAAGTACTTCGCATGAATGGAGGTCTTGGAGACACCAGCTATGCCACCAACTCTCTAGTTCAG AGAAAGGTGATTTCGATGACGAAGCCGATAACGGAGGAGGCGATAACGCAAGTTTACCGCAGCGTGGACGCGATAGCGAACCGCTTCTGCATAGCGGAGCTGGGCTGTTCGTCCGGGCCGAACACTTtggcggtggcggcggagCTCCTCAGCATTGTTCACCAGCTGAGCCGGAGCCACGGCCGTCAGCTGCCGGAATTTCAGATACTGTTGAACGATCTCCCGGGGAATGATTTCAACTCTATTTTCCACTCCTTGTTGCCACAGTTTCGGGCTGAGCTCAACCAACAAATGGGATCTAAATCGGCTCCTTGTTTCGTCTACGGTGTTCCTGGCTCGTTTTACGGCCGCCTTTTCGCGGCGAACAGCCTCCATTTTGTTCACTCTTCTTACAGCCTCATGTGGCTCTCCAAG GTGCCTGAAGGGGTGGAGGAATGGAACAAGGAGGAAATATACATCGGAAGCAAAAGCATGGCGCCGGCGATAAACGCGTACTACAACCAATTCCGGGTAGATTTCGACACATTCCTGAAATGCCGGTCGGAGGAAGTTGTGGGAGGCGGAGCAATGGTGCTTACTATTCTTGGGCGGAAGAGCGAAAACGCGGCGAGCAAGGAATGCTGCTATATTTGGGAACTCTTGGCTCTCTCTCTCAAGGAAATGGTGTCGGAAGGAGCCATCGAGGAAGAGAAGCTCCACTCATTCAACATCCCTCAATACACTCCTTCCCCGGCTGAGGTGAAGAGGAGCGTGGAAGAAGAAGGCTCCTTCGCCATCAGCCGCCTCGAGGCCACGGAGATCAGATGGGCCGATTGCGGCAGTGGCGAAAGCGGGTACGAATCGTACGATGTGGCGAAATGCATGAGATCGGTGGCGGAGCCGTTGCTGGTGGAGCATTTTGGGGAGTCGATAATCGATGAGTTGTTCGTAAAGTATCAGAGAATCCTCACCGATCGAATGTCCAAGGAAGAGACCAAGTTCGTCAATGTCACTGTTTCTCTTATCCGGAGAGGATGA
- the LOC125212481 gene encoding salicylate carboxymethyltransferase-like: MEVVQVLRMNGGLGETSYANNSLVQRKVISMTKPITEEAITQVYRSVDAIANRFCIAELGCSSGPNTLVVAAELISTVHQLSRSHGRQLPEFQILLNDLPGNDFNSIFHSLLPQFRAELNQQMGSKSAPCFVYGVPGSFYGRLFAANSLHFVHSSYSLMWLSKVPEGVEEWNKEEIYIGSKSMAPAINAYYNQFRVDFDTFLKCRSEEVVGGGAMVLTILGRKSENAASKECCYIWELLALSLKEMVSEGAIEEEKLHSFNIPQYTPSPAEVKRSVEEEGSFAISRLEATEIRWADCGSGESGYESYDVAKCMRSVAEPLLVEHFGESIIDELFVKYQRILTDRMSKEETKFVNVTVSLIRR; the protein is encoded by the exons ATGGAAGTAGTTCAAGTACTTCGCATGAATGGAGGCCTCGGAGAAACCAGTTATGCCAACAACTCTCTAGTTCAG AGAAAAGTGATTTCGATGACCAAGCCTATAACAGAGGAAGCAATAACGCAAGTTTACCGCAGCGTCGACGCGATCGCGAACCGCTTCTGCATAGCAGAGCTGGGCTGTTCGTCCGGGCCGAACACTTTGGTGGTGGCGGCGGAGCTCATCAGCACTGTTCACCAGTTGAGCCGAAGCCACGGCCGTCAGCTTCCGGAATTCCAGATACTGTTGAACGATCTCCCGGGGAACGATTTCAATTCCATTTTCCACTCCTTGCTGCCGCAGTTCCGGGCGGAGCTCAACCAACAAATGGGATCTAAATCGGCTCCTTGCTTCGTCTATGGTGTTCCGGGCTCATTTTACGGCCGCCTTTTCGCCGCAAACAGCCTCCATTTTGTGCACTCTTCTTACAGCCTCATGTGGCTCTCCAAG GTGCCTGAAGGGGTGGAGGAATGGAACAAGGAGGAAATATACATCGGAAGCAAAAGCATGGCGCCGGCGATAAACGCGTACTACAACCAATTCCGGGTAGATTTCGACACATTCCTGAAATGCCGGTCGGAGGAAGTTGTGGGAGGCGGAGCAATGGTGCTTACTATTCTTGGGCGGAAGAGCGAAAACGCGGCGAGCAAGGAATGCTGCTATATTTGGGAACTCTTGGCTCTCTCTCTCAAGGAAATGGTGTCGGAAGGAGCCATCGAGGAAGAGAAGCTCCACTCATTCAACATCCCTCAATACACTCCTTCCCCGGCTGAGGTGAAGAGGAGCGTGGAAGAAGAAGGCTCCTTCGCCATCAGCCGCCTCGAGGCCACGGAGATCAGATGGGCCGATTGCGGCAGTGGCGAAAGCGGGTACGAATCGTACGATGTGGCGAAATGCATGAGATCGGTGGCGGAGCCGTTGCTGGTGGAGCATTTTGGGGAGTCGATAATCGATGAGTTGTTCGTAAAGTATCAGAGAATCCTCACCGATCGAATGTCCAAGGAAGAGACCAAGTTCGTCAACGTCACTGTTTCTCTGATCCGAAGATAG